A genomic segment from Chitinophaga niabensis encodes:
- a CDS encoding zeta toxin family protein, whose translation MPKMYIIAGCNGAGKTTSSFAILPEILHCKEFVNADNIASGISPFNPESVAIEAGRLMLTRIDQLMQAGEDFAFETTLSTRSYVSLIQKAQAFGYKVQLCYLWLESPQLALRRVKSRVAKGGHHIPEDVIIRRYHRSVENLVSLYIPVVDKWSVHDNTSKKPALVAEGNGIVPSNISIPETWFLINKQTDVMEHYNQPVSEFSIKVTEGISAYMRKLIETNAALNQTMIIGDGKGNVLEVPAKELLAEYEREDAEKLRLQ comes from the coding sequence ATGCCGAAGATGTATATCATTGCCGGTTGTAACGGTGCAGGAAAAACTACTTCATCGTTTGCCATACTTCCTGAGATCCTCCACTGTAAAGAGTTTGTGAATGCAGATAATATTGCATCCGGCATCTCTCCTTTCAATCCTGAAAGTGTGGCGATCGAGGCAGGAAGGTTGATGTTAACCCGTATTGATCAGTTGATGCAGGCAGGAGAAGACTTTGCATTTGAAACAACATTGTCCACCCGCAGCTATGTATCTCTGATCCAAAAAGCCCAGGCATTCGGTTATAAAGTGCAGTTATGTTATCTCTGGTTAGAATCTCCCCAATTAGCATTAAGAAGAGTAAAAAGCCGGGTAGCCAAAGGTGGCCATCATATTCCGGAAGATGTGATCATCCGGAGATACCACAGGAGTGTGGAGAACCTTGTTTCGCTTTACATTCCTGTGGTGGACAAATGGTCTGTGCATGATAATACCAGCAAAAAACCTGCATTGGTAGCTGAAGGGAATGGTATTGTCCCGTCCAATATTTCCATCCCGGAAACATGGTTTCTTATCAACAAACAAACAGATGTTATGGAACATTACAATCAGCCAGTGAGCGAGTTTTCTATTAAGGTTACGGAAGGCATCAGCGCTTATATGCGAAAATTAATTGAAACAAATGCCGCATTGAATCAAACGATGATCATCGGCGACGGCAAAGGAAATGTATTGGAAGTACCAGCAAAAGAGTTGCTGGCAGAATATGAAAGAGAAGATGCAGAAAAATTACGGCTGCAATAG
- a CDS encoding sensor histidine kinase, with translation MFNLRNIFRNRLVIIGLHLAAWSCLFLFPFFVYRIRVQDHSFYIKEAINTLFLIGLFYLNVYVLIPKFFTLKKIGIYIGCVILVLVLLAGQQAFVEYKFMTYMMNRSPAGFYGVTMPANTLHAVPGPAIAINTGYGGSMAITTAPQQVAFVAADSVPRPHHGYGRMIFRDRMFDSADQPSLVPWRKRLYTNWHNQRPRIVEYRDSFPSGGVASLAAVRPFEDGIFLRHFFFPEVLRKSATFALLMLFMSGFIKIALEWFKSEKQKEALKVANLNAELKFLKSQINPHFLFNSLNTIYSLAHRRSPETEHALVKLSTILRYMIYQSNGDKVMLENELRYLQDYIDIQRLRMARNIPVEFNVEGDPAGLEIAPMLLIPFVENAFKHGISYTESAFINISLEIGKNGTLHLIVRNSLFKQRVSEKGGVGLNNVLKRLSLLYTDAHTITVREHGDEFIADLKIALKHDEVFSS, from the coding sequence ATGTTTAATTTAAGAAATATATTCAGGAATCGTCTCGTAATAATAGGTTTGCATCTCGCAGCCTGGTCGTGCCTTTTCCTGTTCCCATTCTTTGTATATCGTATCAGGGTGCAGGATCATTCTTTTTACATTAAAGAGGCGATCAATACTTTATTCCTGATAGGATTATTTTACCTGAATGTATACGTGCTGATCCCGAAGTTCTTTACTTTAAAAAAGATCGGGATCTATATCGGTTGCGTGATACTGGTACTTGTTTTACTCGCAGGGCAGCAGGCCTTTGTGGAATACAAGTTCATGACCTACATGATGAACCGGTCCCCCGCGGGGTTTTATGGTGTAACCATGCCTGCGAATACCCTGCATGCTGTTCCTGGCCCTGCAATAGCGATCAATACAGGGTATGGCGGCAGTATGGCAATTACCACTGCGCCACAGCAAGTAGCTTTCGTTGCAGCAGATTCTGTACCGCGCCCGCATCATGGATATGGCAGAATGATCTTCAGGGACAGGATGTTTGATTCAGCAGATCAGCCTTCACTGGTGCCATGGCGTAAACGCTTATACACCAACTGGCATAACCAGCGGCCGAGGATAGTGGAGTACAGGGATTCTTTTCCTTCGGGAGGAGTGGCCAGTCTTGCTGCAGTGCGCCCCTTTGAAGATGGTATTTTCCTGCGGCATTTCTTTTTTCCGGAAGTGCTTAGGAAGTCCGCCACATTTGCATTGCTGATGTTATTCATGAGCGGCTTTATAAAGATTGCGCTGGAATGGTTTAAAAGTGAGAAACAAAAGGAAGCCCTGAAAGTGGCTAACCTGAATGCGGAACTGAAGTTCCTGAAGTCACAGATCAATCCGCATTTTTTATTCAACAGCCTGAATACGATCTATTCACTGGCACACCGCCGCTCCCCGGAAACCGAACATGCATTGGTGAAACTGTCCACCATATTGCGCTACATGATCTACCAGAGCAACGGAGATAAAGTGATGCTGGAAAACGAACTACGGTATTTACAGGATTATATAGATATACAACGCCTCCGGATGGCACGTAATATCCCGGTTGAATTTAACGTGGAAGGCGATCCTGCAGGGCTTGAGATTGCACCGATGTTACTGATCCCCTTCGTGGAAAATGCTTTCAAGCACGGGATCAGTTATACGGAAAGCGCTTTCATCAACATCAGCCTGGAAATAGGAAAGAACGGCACATTACACTTGATCGTGCGCAACAGTTTATTTAAGCAGCGCGTTTCAGAAAAGGGCGGCGTAGGATTGAACAATGTACTCAAACGTTTGAGTTTGTTATATACAGATGCACATACCATAACTGTCAGAGAGCATGGAGATGAATTTATTGCTGACCTTAAAATTGCGCTGAAACATGATGAAGTGTTTAGCTCTTGA
- a CDS encoding LytR/AlgR family response regulator transcription factor gives MMKCLALDDEPLALEIIADFAAKAPFPMQVKTFENAALALRYMQEEHVDLLFLDIKMPDITGIQFLKALKHPPMVIFTTAYQEYAVDGFNMDVVDYLLKPIPFERFIKAVTKAQEYLSNTSPKSMDNDYIFVKTEYKIIKINLEDILYIEALKDYIKIYTPNQPVLTLKSLKAFESRLPKDKFIRVHRSYLVAMNKINSVERNTVMIANQPIPISEGYRDKFYDVITKYS, from the coding sequence ATGATGAAGTGTTTAGCTCTTGATGATGAGCCATTGGCTCTGGAGATCATCGCAGATTTTGCCGCTAAGGCGCCGTTTCCCATGCAGGTAAAAACATTCGAGAACGCCGCACTGGCCCTTCGTTACATGCAGGAAGAACATGTAGACCTGTTATTCCTTGATATCAAAATGCCTGATATCACAGGCATACAATTCCTGAAAGCACTGAAGCATCCTCCCATGGTGATCTTCACTACTGCTTACCAGGAGTATGCTGTGGATGGGTTTAACATGGATGTGGTAGATTACCTCCTGAAGCCCATCCCCTTTGAGCGGTTCATCAAAGCCGTTACCAAAGCGCAGGAATACCTGTCTAATACCAGCCCTAAGAGCATGGACAATGATTACATCTTCGTGAAAACAGAATACAAGATCATTAAGATCAATCTCGAAGACATTCTTTACATCGAAGCACTGAAAGACTATATAAAGATCTATACTCCCAATCAACCGGTACTGACACTGAAAAGCCTCAAAGCTTTTGAAAGCAGGTTACCTAAAGACAAATTTATCCGCGTACACCGTTCCTACCTGGTGGCCATGAATAAGATCAATTCCGTAGAACGGAATACAGTGATGATCGCTAATCAGCCGATACCGATCAGCGAGGGGTACAGGGATAAGTTCTATGATGTGATCACGAAATATTCTTAG
- a CDS encoding DUF4270 family protein, producing MRFIGVIAVLFFSACEKSGFSYEDVPKDGDLQQTLLDTVSITMRTVQMDSVITSGTGVALIGGYNDPFFGRIDAGTYFRVGLPTDKTVPDRAVYDSIEIIMRPTGYYYGDTTKPQRIMVHQLTQELKLPDDFNAFYAHQSFPVKVATLGDQQLEILPTSGKLVRFRLDDMKGREMFDLLKTKAQEVSTEDLFLEYMKGLAIRGSNNSAALGFQAKDSSLFIRVHYHVTTTEIEKKYFDFFLSRPDLQFNEIKKDRTGTPLAALPRGANGLLTSATDKQAFLQSLTGTAIRMDFFSLPELVKLGRYGRIMRAQLVIKPVNGTFQDYALPPKITICLADYKNVVAPGDTVPNSNSALQYGDLVVDKINPENTSYTYDVTAYCKAVIASDLYSYRGLLLVPTAGDYRTQFNRLIIGDGKNAGYRAQLRIYYLLYQ from the coding sequence ATGAGATTTATTGGAGTAATAGCGGTGTTGTTCTTTTCAGCCTGTGAAAAGAGCGGCTTCAGTTATGAAGATGTACCTAAGGACGGTGATCTGCAACAGACCTTACTGGATACTGTCAGCATCACCATGCGTACCGTGCAGATGGATTCTGTTATCACTTCAGGTACCGGCGTTGCGCTGATAGGAGGATACAACGATCCGTTCTTCGGAAGGATAGATGCCGGCACTTATTTCAGGGTTGGATTACCCACGGATAAAACTGTACCGGACCGTGCAGTATATGATTCCATTGAGATCATCATGAGGCCAACGGGATATTATTACGGCGATACCACAAAGCCGCAACGCATTATGGTACATCAGCTCACACAGGAGCTTAAGTTACCGGATGACTTCAATGCCTTTTATGCCCATCAGTCCTTCCCCGTAAAAGTGGCAACACTTGGTGATCAGCAGCTCGAGATCTTACCTACTTCCGGCAAACTGGTCAGGTTCCGGCTGGATGATATGAAAGGCCGTGAAATGTTTGACCTCCTCAAAACAAAAGCGCAGGAAGTTTCCACGGAAGACCTTTTCCTGGAATATATGAAAGGGCTGGCCATCAGGGGCAGTAATAATTCTGCCGCACTGGGCTTCCAGGCAAAAGACAGTTCTCTCTTCATCCGCGTGCATTACCATGTAACCACTACTGAAATTGAGAAAAAGTATTTCGACTTCTTCCTGTCCAGGCCCGATCTGCAATTCAACGAAATAAAAAAAGACCGCACAGGTACGCCGCTTGCAGCTTTACCACGTGGTGCCAACGGGCTTTTAACCAGCGCTACAGATAAGCAGGCATTTTTACAAAGCCTTACCGGCACTGCCATCCGCATGGACTTCTTCTCCCTGCCGGAACTGGTGAAGCTGGGGCGTTACGGACGGATCATGCGGGCGCAGCTGGTAATTAAACCAGTGAATGGTACTTTCCAGGATTATGCACTTCCTCCTAAAATAACTATCTGCCTTGCAGATTATAAGAATGTGGTGGCGCCGGGAGACACTGTACCTAACAGCAATTCAGCCCTGCAATACGGAGACCTGGTGGTAGACAAGATCAATCCTGAAAACACCAGCTACACCTATGATGTTACGGCATACTGCAAGGCGGTAATAGCCAGTGATCTGTATTCCTACAGGGGTTTACTGCTGGTACCTACCGCCGGGGATTACCGGACACAATTCAACCGCCTGATCATAGGCGATGGAAAAAACGCCGGCTACCGTGCACAATTGAGGATCTATTATCTGTTATACCAATAA
- a CDS encoding Kelch repeat-containing protein, which translates to MAGLLAACSKSTDDEDENNGNWVRMGEMSGKPRSEAVSFTIGDTVYIGTGLGNETEGEYKYDFWKYSLGRGWEKAVDFPAQAVGRISATAFVVNGVAYVGTGFDGKRYLDDFWSYTPATGQWKECARLKSPDAAVSLARRDAVSFSLNGKGYVVSGYDGGALNDVWEYNPATDSWSGKRSFRGEKRRDAVSFVIGDKAYVVTGTNNSELKTDFYEYNALTDEWTAKRKIDNSNEDEDYDNEYTMIRSNAVVFVAGNKAYLTTGAKPGLSSENWEYDPITDLWAKKRAFEGVAREGAVAFTLGGKGYVLSGRSAGLQLDNMFQFTPNATYNKND; encoded by the coding sequence ATGGCGGGCCTGCTGGCAGCATGTTCAAAAAGCACTGATGATGAAGATGAGAACAACGGAAACTGGGTGAGGATGGGCGAAATGTCCGGCAAACCACGTTCTGAAGCAGTCTCCTTTACGATCGGAGATACCGTTTATATTGGAACAGGGCTGGGGAATGAAACAGAAGGAGAGTATAAGTATGATTTCTGGAAATACAGCCTTGGCCGCGGCTGGGAAAAAGCAGTGGATTTTCCGGCTCAGGCAGTAGGGCGCATCAGTGCCACTGCATTTGTAGTGAATGGTGTTGCTTATGTAGGTACCGGTTTCGATGGAAAAAGATACCTGGATGATTTCTGGTCTTATACGCCGGCCACCGGTCAGTGGAAAGAATGTGCCCGGCTGAAAAGCCCGGATGCTGCAGTAAGCCTCGCAAGGAGGGATGCAGTAAGCTTTTCGCTGAATGGAAAAGGTTATGTTGTTTCCGGGTATGATGGCGGCGCACTGAACGATGTATGGGAATATAATCCCGCTACAGATAGCTGGTCCGGCAAGCGTTCCTTCAGGGGAGAAAAACGCAGGGATGCCGTATCATTTGTGATCGGTGATAAAGCCTATGTGGTAACAGGCACCAATAACAGTGAGCTGAAAACCGACTTCTATGAATACAACGCCCTTACAGATGAATGGACGGCCAAACGGAAGATAGATAACTCCAACGAAGATGAAGATTATGATAATGAGTATACAATGATACGCAGCAATGCTGTTGTTTTTGTAGCAGGCAACAAAGCATATCTGACCACAGGTGCTAAGCCGGGCCTTTCATCGGAGAACTGGGAGTATGATCCCATCACAGACCTTTGGGCCAAGAAGCGCGCATTTGAAGGTGTTGCGCGTGAAGGTGCAGTAGCCTTTACACTGGGAGGAAAAGGGTATGTATTATCCGGCCGTTCAGCAGGCCTGCAATTGGATAACATGTTCCAGTTCACGCCTAACGCAACTTATAATAAGAACGATTAA
- a CDS encoding formylglycine-generating enzyme family protein, which produces MKRNTFYSIVTTAVLLSACSAPTTKQAQPKIPEAVAKLNPMVLIPGGSYKMGADDDTGMPDEYPLHPVKVDSFWIDEHEVTNAEFKAFVQATGYVTTAEIPISKEEYMQAAGPGAPAPDSAMLLPGSLVFVPTKGAVDLNDVSQWWSFERGANWKHPEGPESNIDGKDQYPVVHISWDDAQAFARWAGKRLPTEAEWELAARGKLVGKPFPWGDEIPQTGKAKANIWNGHFPYENTQTDGFYNIAPVKSFAPNGYQLFDMAGNVWEWTADWYDNSWYSKEKPDVVNPQGPNTPFDAMDPQSPKRVIRGGSFMCSDEYCRGYRVSARMKTTPSSGLSNLGFRCARTFHY; this is translated from the coding sequence ATGAAGCGGAATACTTTCTATTCAATTGTCACTACAGCTGTTCTACTCTCAGCCTGCAGTGCCCCCACCACCAAACAGGCGCAACCTAAGATACCGGAAGCTGTGGCAAAGCTCAATCCGATGGTACTCATTCCCGGCGGATCTTATAAAATGGGCGCGGACGATGATACAGGCATGCCGGACGAATATCCCCTGCATCCGGTAAAAGTGGATTCCTTCTGGATAGATGAACATGAAGTAACGAATGCAGAGTTTAAAGCCTTTGTACAGGCAACAGGATATGTTACCACAGCTGAGATCCCCATTTCCAAAGAAGAGTACATGCAGGCAGCGGGGCCTGGTGCCCCGGCGCCGGACAGTGCGATGCTGCTTCCCGGCTCGCTGGTATTTGTACCTACCAAAGGAGCAGTGGACCTGAATGATGTATCCCAGTGGTGGAGCTTTGAACGCGGCGCCAACTGGAAACACCCTGAAGGGCCGGAAAGTAATATCGACGGGAAAGACCAGTACCCAGTAGTACATATTTCCTGGGACGATGCGCAGGCATTTGCCAGATGGGCCGGCAAACGTTTACCTACAGAAGCAGAGTGGGAACTGGCAGCCAGGGGCAAACTCGTTGGCAAACCTTTCCCCTGGGGAGATGAAATACCGCAGACAGGTAAAGCCAAAGCCAATATCTGGAACGGGCATTTCCCTTATGAGAATACACAAACAGACGGTTTCTATAACATAGCGCCCGTTAAATCCTTTGCACCCAATGGCTACCAGTTGTTTGACATGGCTGGTAACGTATGGGAATGGACGGCAGACTGGTATGATAATTCCTGGTACTCGAAAGAAAAACCGGATGTAGTTAACCCACAGGGACCTAATACTCCTTTTGACGCTATGGACCCACAATCTCCCAAACGTGTGATCCGTGGCGGTTCTTTTATGTGCAGCGATGAATACTGCAGGGGGTACCGGGTATCGGCCAGGATGAAAACCACGCCCAGCTCAGGATTATCCAACCTCGGGTTCCGTTGTGCAAGAACTTTCCATTACTAA
- a CDS encoding M56 family metallopeptidase, with amino-acid sequence MSELFIYLIKANIALCLFYLAYRLGLRRLTFYTLNRFFLLTGIVFSSLFPLVDVNDFFNRNEKLAQQVVTYVPDLAAWKPAQAETFTVWTFLAWVFWAGVAVMFLRLVVQLVSLFFLHRKTGTVKIQERPVRVMSKAMNPFSFFRHIYINPSLHSPEELQAILQHESIHVKEWHSADVLMGEVNNIFYWFNPGAWLMKTAIKENLEFLTDRKMLRTGVDKKSYQYSLVQVNAAQYAAGIANNFNFSHLKNRIKMMNKQRSSRLHIYRYALLGCLTCGVLLSLNFTKAGTAVMHNVVKEVKGVLIEEPKDTVPAKSVIVEKIKKRNETGESVMITLEDGRKDTVVGLAVIERDTKADTGLARKMLKVYNTKTVTGYAISRDTSVRLSLVQRDDIKASPLFILDGEPMKPAPGENALQHVNPNEIESISVLKDKSAAAIYGPAGNNGVIIITTKKKAAQVKEVRIASKPVMQEVVVVGYGTRSADPEGAHTLKGVVVMADSARLGNVKRDDVEEVVVTGYASSPRVTGKVSGLAQSTTPRDKNYESDNNGASATVSPNPGTGVFNLAYYLPKEGKGYIEVKDMNGRPVYNKQISGPGNFNEKIDLSRFPAGIYILTLSAPGVKITSRLSKT; translated from the coding sequence ATGTCTGAACTGTTCATATACCTGATCAAAGCTAATATCGCATTGTGCCTGTTCTACCTGGCATACAGGCTGGGACTGCGGAGACTAACGTTCTATACGCTCAACCGTTTTTTCCTTTTAACCGGCATTGTATTTTCATCCCTGTTCCCGTTGGTGGATGTAAATGATTTCTTTAACCGCAACGAAAAACTGGCGCAGCAGGTGGTCACTTACGTACCGGACCTTGCAGCATGGAAACCTGCACAGGCAGAGACCTTTACAGTATGGACCTTCCTGGCCTGGGTATTCTGGGCTGGTGTGGCCGTGATGTTCCTGCGTTTGGTGGTACAACTGGTATCCCTTTTCTTCCTGCATAGGAAAACAGGAACTGTTAAGATCCAGGAACGCCCTGTACGGGTGATGAGTAAGGCCATGAACCCATTCTCCTTCTTCCGCCATATATACATTAATCCCAGCCTCCATTCACCGGAGGAATTGCAGGCCATCCTGCAGCATGAATCCATCCACGTAAAAGAGTGGCACTCCGCGGATGTATTGATGGGTGAAGTGAATAATATCTTCTATTGGTTTAATCCCGGTGCATGGCTGATGAAAACAGCCATTAAGGAAAACCTTGAATTCCTTACAGACCGTAAAATGCTGCGAACAGGCGTGGATAAGAAGTCTTATCAATACAGCCTGGTGCAGGTGAATGCTGCACAGTATGCAGCAGGGATTGCCAACAACTTCAATTTTTCTCACTTAAAAAACCGCATTAAAATGATGAATAAACAAAGATCGTCCCGCCTGCATATCTACAGATATGCGCTATTGGGATGCCTCACATGCGGGGTCCTTTTATCCCTCAACTTTACGAAAGCAGGTACCGCGGTAATGCATAATGTAGTGAAAGAAGTGAAAGGTGTACTGATCGAAGAGCCGAAGGATACGGTTCCTGCCAAATCAGTGATCGTAGAAAAAATAAAGAAGAGGAACGAAACAGGGGAGTCCGTAATGATCACATTGGAAGACGGCAGGAAAGACACGGTAGTGGGCCTTGCTGTAATAGAAAGGGATACAAAGGCAGATACCGGACTTGCCAGGAAAATGTTGAAAGTTTATAACACGAAGACGGTAACAGGTTATGCCATTTCCAGGGATACTTCTGTACGCCTGAGCCTTGTGCAAAGAGATGATATCAAAGCCTCTCCTTTGTTTATATTGGATGGCGAACCAATGAAACCCGCACCAGGTGAGAACGCGCTGCAGCATGTTAATCCCAATGAGATCGAATCCATCTCTGTATTGAAAGATAAGTCTGCCGCCGCCATTTACGGCCCTGCCGGAAACAATGGTGTGATCATTATCACTACCAAGAAAAAAGCAGCCCAGGTGAAAGAGGTGAGGATTGCATCAAAACCAGTGATGCAGGAAGTAGTGGTAGTAGGTTATGGCACCAGGAGCGCAGATCCGGAAGGAGCACATACGCTTAAAGGTGTTGTAGTGATGGCAGATTCCGCACGGTTGGGCAATGTGAAAAGAGATGATGTGGAAGAAGTAGTAGTTACCGGGTATGCATCATCTCCCCGTGTCACAGGCAAGGTAAGCGGGCTGGCCCAGAGTACCACCCCCAGGGATAAAAATTACGAGAGCGATAACAACGGGGCTTCCGCAACAGTATCTCCTAATCCGGGCACCGGCGTATTTAACCTGGCGTATTATCTTCCGAAAGAGGGAAAGGGATATATCGAAGTGAAGGACATGAATGGCAGGCCTGTTTACAATAAACAAATATCCGGCCCCGGGAACTTTAATGAGAAAATAGATCTCAGCCGTTTCCCTGCCGGCATATATATCCTCACGCTTTCCGCACCCGGCGTGAAAATAACTTCAAGGCTCTCTAAAACCTGA
- a CDS encoding cysteine desulfurase family protein, translating into MERIYFDNAATTPLDKAVLDTMLPYMTDKFGNPSSIYSYGRESRLGIESARKTVAKILNAHPGEIFFTSGGTESSNTAIHAAIHDLGCRHIISSPIEHHATLHTVEHAHAKENIRLSWVKLQPDGHVDMEDLRRLLSESKERCLVSLMHANNEIGNLLDLHAVGNLCKEFDAIFHSDTVQTVGHYPFDLRNTPVHFINGAAHKFHGPKGVGILYINENVKITPFVQGGSQERNMRAGTENLYGIVGFAKALELATANYEEHSKYINSIRQYMADQLEKHIPGVGFNGDLRGRSLYTVLNASFPKSEKSEMLLFNLDINGICASGGSACTSGADAGSHVIRSINNDPNKVAVRFSFSRDNTKEEVDKVVEKLKELI; encoded by the coding sequence TTGGAAAGAATTTATTTCGACAACGCGGCCACCACTCCGCTTGACAAAGCAGTATTGGATACCATGCTGCCCTATATGACCGATAAATTCGGCAACCCTTCGTCTATTTACTCATATGGCCGGGAATCCAGACTGGGCATTGAAAGTGCGCGTAAAACCGTAGCAAAGATCCTGAATGCACATCCGGGAGAGATCTTCTTTACTTCCGGGGGTACGGAGAGCAGCAATACGGCTATTCATGCCGCTATCCACGACCTGGGCTGCAGGCATATCATCAGCTCCCCTATTGAGCACCATGCCACCCTCCATACCGTAGAGCATGCACATGCCAAAGAGAACATCAGGCTCTCCTGGGTGAAACTGCAGCCGGATGGCCATGTGGATATGGAAGATCTCCGCAGGCTGCTGTCTGAATCAAAAGAAAGATGCCTGGTGAGCCTGATGCATGCCAATAATGAAATAGGCAACCTCCTGGACCTCCATGCGGTAGGTAACCTCTGTAAGGAGTTCGATGCCATCTTTCATTCTGATACCGTGCAAACAGTGGGGCACTATCCTTTTGACCTCCGCAACACACCGGTACATTTCATTAACGGAGCGGCACATAAATTCCATGGCCCTAAAGGCGTGGGCATCCTCTACATCAATGAGAATGTAAAGATCACTCCTTTTGTACAGGGTGGTTCCCAGGAACGTAACATGCGTGCAGGAACTGAAAACCTGTATGGCATCGTAGGATTTGCCAAAGCACTTGAACTGGCAACGGCTAATTACGAAGAACATAGCAAATACATCAACAGCATCCGCCAGTACATGGCAGATCAACTGGAAAAACATATTCCGGGCGTAGGTTTCAATGGCGATCTGCGTGGCCGTAGTTTATATACTGTGCTGAATGCATCATTCCCTAAATCTGAGAAGAGCGAAATGCTGCTTTTCAATTTAGATATCAACGGTATCTGCGCTTCCGGCGGCAGTGCCTGTACATCCGGAGCGGATGCAGGTTCTCACGTGATCCGTTCCATCAATAACGATCCGAATAAAGTAGCCGTACGTTTCTCTTTCTCCAGGGATAATACAAAAGAAGAAGTGGATAAAGTGGTGGAGAAACTGAAGGAATTAATATGA
- a CDS encoding GH1 family beta-glucosidase translates to MSISRDDFGDDFKWGVVISAFQNEGAYDADGKGLSIWDTFTTRKGKIRDKTDARHACDFYNRYREDILLAKQMGFNVFRFSLSWPRIIPQGTGAVNQAGIDFYQRVIDYCLELGLEPYVTLYHWDLPHALEQKGGWCHRGTVHAFENFATICAQAFGHKVKNWIILNEPFGFTSLGYMLGVHAPGKFGLSYFLPAVHHVALAQAEGARVIRAEVPNARIGTTYSCSHIIPYTQSEQDVRAAARADALFNRLFIEPALGMGYPSDAFPLLKRIERRYALWRDWDKLPFDFDFIGIQNYFPLVVRYNPFMPYVQVSEVKARYRNVPLTSLGWEISGTGMYNILKQFGAYEGVKELMVTESGAAFDDSLEDENRIAYFKEYLEAVLKAKKEGVPVTGYFAWTLTDNFEWAEGYKARFGLVHVDFATQQRTIKASGRWFRQLLLQPERIGR, encoded by the coding sequence ATGTCCATTAGTCGTGATGATTTCGGGGATGATTTCAAATGGGGTGTTGTGATCTCTGCCTTTCAGAATGAAGGGGCCTACGATGCCGATGGCAAAGGGCTTTCCATCTGGGATACCTTCACTACCCGTAAGGGAAAGATCAGGGATAAAACAGATGCCCGCCATGCCTGCGATTTCTACAATCGCTACCGGGAGGATATACTGCTGGCCAAACAAATGGGTTTTAACGTATTCCGGTTCTCACTTTCCTGGCCGCGCATCATACCACAGGGCACAGGAGCCGTGAACCAGGCCGGCATTGATTTCTACCAACGGGTAATAGATTATTGCCTGGAACTGGGCCTGGAACCTTATGTAACCCTGTATCACTGGGACCTTCCACATGCCCTGGAGCAAAAGGGCGGATGGTGTCACCGTGGTACGGTACATGCCTTTGAAAACTTTGCGACCATTTGCGCACAGGCCTTTGGCCATAAAGTGAAGAACTGGATCATCCTTAACGAACCCTTTGGTTTTACTTCCCTGGGTTATATGCTGGGCGTACATGCACCCGGAAAATTCGGTCTTTCCTATTTCCTGCCCGCCGTACATCACGTGGCACTTGCCCAGGCAGAAGGCGCACGGGTAATAAGGGCAGAAGTGCCGAATGCCAGGATTGGCACTACTTATTCCTGCTCTCATATCATTCCCTATACGCAGAGCGAACAGGATGTACGTGCCGCTGCAAGAGCAGATGCATTATTTAACCGCCTCTTTATAGAACCCGCGCTGGGTATGGGGTATCCTTCAGATGCTTTCCCGCTGCTTAAAAGGATTGAACGCCGTTACGCCCTCTGGCGCGATTGGGATAAACTGCCTTTCGATTTTGATTTTATAGGAATTCAGAACTACTTTCCTTTAGTAGTACGTTATAACCCCTTTATGCCCTATGTACAGGTATCTGAAGTAAAGGCCCGCTACCGCAATGTACCGCTCACTTCCCTTGGCTGGGAGATCAGCGGAACGGGCATGTACAACATCCTGAAACAGTTTGGCGCTTATGAAGGTGTAAAGGAGCTGATGGTCACGGAAAGCGGGGCTGCTTTTGACGATAGCCTGGAAGATGAAAACCGTATTGCATACTTTAAAGAATACCTGGAGGCGGTGTTGAAAGCAAAAAAAGAAGGAGTGCCCGTAACAGGTTATTTCGCCTGGACCTTAACAGATAATTTTGAATGGGCGGAAGGATACAAAGCGAGGTTTGGCCTTGTACATGTAGATTTTGCTACCCAGCAAAGAACAATAAAAGCTTCCGGCCGCTGGTTCAGGCAATTGCTGCTGCAGCCTGAGCGTATTGGCAGATAA